The following are encoded together in the Equus quagga isolate Etosha38 chromosome 1, UCLA_HA_Equagga_1.0, whole genome shotgun sequence genome:
- the LOC124250697 gene encoding transmembrane protein 198-like isoform X1, whose amino-acid sequence MEEGLLPLAMTSDPRSFNQQLPEPPDPRCVLEPQDNPELAPALVCALCCCFGIIYCCFGYRCFKAVMFLSGLLSGALVIFLLCHKERVLETQLSLEVSAGIALGIGLLCGLVTMLVRSVGLFLTGLLLGLTLGAGVLLGTEPIYQPPSAWVPAGGLVGLALLGALLTLRWPRPFTVLGTALLGAAVLVACADYFLEGLALGRRLGQRLQALPALPPLCWYSWVLLGTWPALGTLGALAQWKLMDAEHGAHANAVVLSHQRRHLQLLRIRQQEAKWHRTSPGVGLCEGSYRRQLPHNARSPADSLAPSYLQSLRERQLGPGTQATAPYTVLDLDSDCGSTVPLTTPSGSTQT is encoded by the exons ATGGAGGAAGGCTTGCTGCCCCTGGCCATGACCTCTGACCCCAGGTCCTTTAATCAACaactcccagagcctccagaccCAAGATGTGTCTTGGAACCCCAGGACAATCCTGAGTTGGCACCTGCCCTGGTGTGTGCTCTTTGCTGCTGCTTTGGAATCATCTACTGCTGCTTCG gCTACCGCTGCTTCAAGGCAGTGATGTTTCTCTCGGGCCTGCTGTCAGGAGCTCTGGTGATCTTCCTGCTGTGCCACAAGGAACGAGTGCTAGAGACACAGCTGAGCCTGGAGGTGAGCGCGGGCATTGCGCTAGGCATCGGACTCCTCTGCGGCCTGGTCACCATGCTGGTTCGCAGTGTTGGGCTCTTCCTGACTGGTCTCCTGCTAGGCCTAACCCTGGGTGCCGGGGTCCTTCTAGGCACTGAGCCCATCTACCAGCCACCTTCAGCCTGGGTGCCGGCCGGGGGGCTGGTGGGGCTGGCATTGCTGGGAGCCCTGCTCACGCTTCGATGGCCACGTCCATTCACAGTTCTGGGCACAGCCCTGCTGGGTGCTGCAGTGCTGGTGGCCTGTGCTGACTACTTCCTGGAGGGGCTGGCACTGGGCCGTCGGCTAGGCCAACGCTTGCAGGCACTTCCAGCCTTGCCTCCTCTCTGCTGGTATAGCTGGGTCTTGCTGGGGACCTGGCCAGCCCTCGGGACCCTTGGGGCCCTGGCCCAGTGGAAGCTCATGGATGCGGAACATGGAGCCCACGCCAATG CAGTGGTCTTGAGCCACCAGCGAAGGCATCTCCAACTCCTTCGGATCCGTCAACAAGAGGCCAAGTGGCACCGAACCTCCCCTGGGGTGGGGCTCTGTGAGGGCAGCTACCGGCGCCAGCTCCCCCACAATGCCCGGAGCCCTGCTGACAGTCTGGCTCCA AGTTATCTCCAGAGCCTTCGAGAGCGCCAACTAGGACCAGGCACCCAGGCAACAGCCCCCTACACTGTCCTGGACCTGGATTCTGACTGTGGTTCCACTGTACCCCTCACCACACCTTCTGGTTCCACCCAGACCTGA
- the MMP19 gene encoding matrix metalloproteinase-19 isoform X2 codes for MRQPRCGLEDPFNQRTLKYLLLGRWRKKHLKFRILNLPSTLPAHTAREALLQAFQYWSDVTPLTFQEVHAGWADIRLSFHGRQSLYCSKDFDGPGRVLAHADIPELGSVHFDEDELWTERTYRGVNLRIIAAHELGHALGLGHSRYTQALMAPVYAGYRPHFKLHPDDVAGIQALYGKKSPGIGDEEEEMETSTVPQVPTEPSPMPDPCSGEVDAMMLGPRGKTYAFKGNYVWTVTDSGLGPLFQVSALWEGLPGNLDAAVYSPRTQWIHFFKGNKVWRYINFRMSPGFPKILSGVEPNLDAALYWPRNKKVFLFKGSGYWQWDELARNDLSRYPKPIKGLFTGVPDQPSAAMSWRDGRVYFFKDKQYWGLNWQLRVEKGYPRDIAHNWMHCRPHTPDTTPSGGDTSPSARGTDH; via the exons ATGAGGCAGCCACGTTGTGGCCTAGAGGACCCCTTCAACCAGAGGACCCTTAAATACCTGCTGCTGG GTCGCTGGAGAAAGAAGCACCTGAAATTCCGCATCTTGAacctgccctccaccctcccagcccACACAGCCCGGGAAGCCCTGCTTCAAGCCTTCCAATACTGGAGCGATGTGACCCCCCTGACCTTCCAGGAGGTGCATGCTGGCTGGGCTGACATCCGCCTCTCCTTCCATGGTCGCCAAAGCCTGTACTGCTCCAAAGACTTTGATGGGCCTG GGAGGGTCCTGGCCCATGCCGACATCCCAGAGCTGGGCAGCGTCCACTTTGACGAAGACGAGCTCTGGACCGAGAGGACCTACCGGGGGGTGAACCTGCGCATCATTGCAGCACATGAACTGGGCCACGCCCTGGGGCTTGGGCACTCCCGATATACCCAGGCCCTCATGGCCCCTGTCTACGCTGGCTACCGGCCCCACTTCAAGCTGCACCCAGATGATGTGGCAGGGATCCAGGCTCTCTATG GCAAGAAGAGCCCAGGGATaggggatgaggaagaagagatggagacCTCCACTGTACCCCAAGTGCCCACAGAACCCAGTCCCATGCCAGACCCCTGCAGTGGAGAAGTGGATGCCATGATGCTGG GGCCCCGTGGCAAGACCTATGCCTTCAAGGGGAATTATGTGTGGACTGTGACGGATTCAGGGCTGGGTCCCTTGTTCCAAGTGTCTGCCCTTTGGGAGGGGCTCCCAGGAAACCTGGATGCTGCTGTCTACTCTCCTCGAACACAATGGATTCACTTCTTTAAGG GAAACAAGGTATGGCGCTACATTAATTTCAGGATGTCTCCTGGCTTCCCCAAGATTCTGAGTGGAGTAGAACCCAACCTGGATGCAGCTCTTTACTGGCCTCGCAACAAAAAGGTGTTCCTCTTTAAG GGTTCCGGGTACTGGCAGTGGGACGAGCTGGCCCGAAATGACTTGAGCCGCTACCCCAAACCAATCAAGGGGTTATTTACGGGAGTGCCAGACCAGCCCTCAGCTGCTATGAGTTGGCGAGATGGCCGTGTCTACTTCTTCAAGGACAAACAGTACTGGGGCCTCAACTGGCAGCTTCGAGTAGAGAAAGGCTATCCTAGAGATATTGCCCACAACTGGATGCACTGTCGTCCCCACACCCCAGACACGACTCCATCAGGTGGGGATACCAGTCCCTCAGCCAGAGGCACTGACCATTGA
- the DNAJC14 gene encoding dnaJ homolog subfamily C member 14 — MAQKYPGERGLCGAHHSGGASLRTLGPSVDPEILSFSGLRDSAEPAPNGTRCLTEHSSPKYTQPPNPAHWSDPSHGPPRGPGPPKDGEDPDQSEASSEEESGVDQELSRENETGYQADGNPSFLSIPSACNCQGTPGISEGPYSEGGESSSSNFCHQCTSPALGEDEELEEEYDDEEPLKFPSDFSRVSSGKKPPPRRQRHRVQAKEDTREGGRRDPRSPGRHRLGRKRSQADKRRGLGLWGAEELCQLGQAGFWWLIELLVLVGEYVESCGHLIYACRQLKGSDLDLFRVWVGVWARRLGGWAQVMFQFLSQGFCCGAGLLTRFLRLLGALLLLALALLLGCLQLGWRFLVGLGDRLGWRGKATWLFSWLDSPTLQHCLVLLRDSRPWQQLVRIVQWGWLELPWVKQSTNRQGNAPVASGRYCQPEEEVARLLTMAGVPEDELNPFHVLGVEATASDVELKKAYRQLAVMVHPDKNRHPRAEEAFKVLRAAWDIVSNPERRKEYEMKRMAENELSRSVNEFLSKLQDDLKEAMNTMMCSRCQGKHRRFEMDREPKSARYCAECNKLHPAEEGDFWAESSMLGLKITYFALMDGKVYDITEWAGCQRVGISPDTHKVPYHISFGSRIPGTSGRQRATPDAPPADLQDFLSRIFQVPPGQMPNGNFFAAPQPGPGATAAAKPNSTVPKGEAKPKRRKKVRRPFQR, encoded by the exons ATGGCCCAGAAGTACCCCGGAGAAAGAGGGTTGTGTGGAGCCCACCACAGTGGTGGTGCCTCCCTCAGGACTTTAGGACCCTCTGTGGACCCTGAAATACTTTCATTCTCAGGACTCAGGGACTCAGCGGAGCCTGCTCCTAATGGTACCCGCTGCCTCACAGAGCACTCTAGTCCTAAGTACACACAGCCCCCAAACCCAGCCCACTGGTCGGATCCAAGCCATGGCCCCCCAAGGGGTCCAGGACCCCCTAAGGATGGTGAAGACCCTGATCAGAGTGAGGCATCTTCAGAAGAAGAGTCAGGAGTGGACCAGGAACTCTCAAGAGAGAATGAGACTGGGTACCAGGCAGATGGGaacccttcttttctttccattccatCTGCTTGCAACTGCCAGGGAACCCCTGGAATCTCTGAAGGGCCTTActctgagggaggagagagttcTTCTAGCAACTTTTGCCACCAGTGTACCTCTCCAGCTTTGGGGGAAGATGAAGAGTTGGAAGAGGAATACGATGATGAAGAACCTCTTAAGTTCCCCAGTGATTTTTCACGTGTGTCCAGTGGAAAGAAACCTCCACCCCGGAGACAGCGGCACCGTGTTCAGGCCAAGGAGGATACTCGGGAGGGTGGACGCAGAGATCCCAGGTCCCCTGGTCGACATCGGCTGGGCCGGAAACGAAGTCAGGCAGATAAGCGCAGAGGCTTGGGATTGTGGGGAGCAGAGGAACTGTGTCAGCTTGGGCAGGCAGGCTTCTGGTGGCTGATTGAACTGCTGGTATTGGTGGGAGAGTATGTAGAAAGTTGTGGCCATCTCATCTATGCATGCAGGCAGCTGAAAGGCAGTGATCTGGACCTTTTTCGAGTCTGGGTGGGAGTCTGGGCAAGGCGGCTGGGGGGCTGGGCCCAGGTGATGTTCCAATTTCTGAGCCAGGGGTTTTGCTGTGGGGCAGGGCTGCTCACCCGTTTTCTTAGGCTACTGGGTGCTTTGCTGCTCCTGGCTCTGGCCCTCTTGTTGGGCTGTCTACAGTTGGGCTGGCGGTTTCTGGTGGGATTGGGTGACCGGTTAGGCTGGAGGGGTAAAGCCACCTGGCTCTTCTCTTGGCTGGATTCTCCCACCTTGCAACATTGCCTGGTTCTGCTGAGAGACAGCAGGCCATGGCAGCAGCTGGTGAGAATAGTTCAATGGGGTTGGCTGGAGTTGCCTTGGGTCAAGCAGAGTACTAACAGGCAGGGAAATGCACCTGTAGCTAGTGGGCGCTACTGCCAGCCTGAAGAGGAAGTGGCTCGACTCTTGACTATGGCTGGGGTTCCTGAGGATGAGCTAAACCCTTTCCATGTGTTGGGGGTTGAAGCCACAGCATCAGATGTTGAACTGAAGAAGGCCTATAGGCAGCTGGCAGTAATG GTTCATCCTGACAAAAATCGTCATCCCCGGGCTGAGGAAGCCTTCAAGGTTTTGCGGGCAGCTTGGGACATTGTCAGTAACCCTGAAAGGCGGAAGGAATATGAAAT GAAACGAATGGCAGAGAATGAGCTGAGCCGGTCAGTGAATGAGTTTCTGTCCAAGCTGCAAGATGACCTCAAAGAGGCAATGAATACTATGATGTGCAGCCGATGCCAGGGAAAGCATAG GAGGTTTGAAATGGACCGGGAACCTAAgagtgccagatactgtgctgaGTGTAATAAGCTGCATCCTGCTGAGGAAGGAGACTTTTGGGCAGAGTCAAGCATGTTGGGCCTCAAGATCACCTACTTTGCGCTGATGGATGGAAAAGTGTATGACATCACAG AGTGGGCTGGATGCCAGCGTGTGGGAATCTCCCCAGATACTCACAAAGTTCCCTATCACATCTCCTTTGGTTCTCGGATTCCAGGCACCAGTGGGCGGCAGAG AGCCACCCCAGATGCCCCTCCTGCTGACCTTCAGGATTTCTTGAGCCGGATCTTTCAAGTACCCCCCGGCCAGATGCCTAATGGGAACTTCTTTGCAGCtcctcagcctggccctggggccaCTGCAGCCGCCAAGCCCAACAGCACAGTACCCAAGGGAGAAGCCAAACCGAAGCGGCGGAAGAAAGTGAGGAGGCCCTTCCAACGTTGA
- the LOC124250697 gene encoding transmembrane protein 198-like isoform X2, with the protein MEEGLLPLAMTSDPRSFNQQLPEPPDPRCVLEPQDNPELAPALVCALCCCFGIIYCCFGYRCFKAVMFLSGLLSGALVIFLLCHKERVLETQLSLEVSAGIALGIGLLCGLVTMLVRSVGLFLTGLLLGLTLGAGVLLGTEPIYQPPSAWVPAGGLVGLALLGALLTLRWPRPFTVLGTALLGAAVLVACADYFLEGLALGRRLGQRLQALPALPPLCWYSWVLLGTWPALGTLGALAQWKLMDAEHGAHANVVLSHQRRHLQLLRIRQQEAKWHRTSPGVGLCEGSYRRQLPHNARSPADSLAPSYLQSLRERQLGPGTQATAPYTVLDLDSDCGSTVPLTTPSGSTQT; encoded by the exons ATGGAGGAAGGCTTGCTGCCCCTGGCCATGACCTCTGACCCCAGGTCCTTTAATCAACaactcccagagcctccagaccCAAGATGTGTCTTGGAACCCCAGGACAATCCTGAGTTGGCACCTGCCCTGGTGTGTGCTCTTTGCTGCTGCTTTGGAATCATCTACTGCTGCTTCG gCTACCGCTGCTTCAAGGCAGTGATGTTTCTCTCGGGCCTGCTGTCAGGAGCTCTGGTGATCTTCCTGCTGTGCCACAAGGAACGAGTGCTAGAGACACAGCTGAGCCTGGAGGTGAGCGCGGGCATTGCGCTAGGCATCGGACTCCTCTGCGGCCTGGTCACCATGCTGGTTCGCAGTGTTGGGCTCTTCCTGACTGGTCTCCTGCTAGGCCTAACCCTGGGTGCCGGGGTCCTTCTAGGCACTGAGCCCATCTACCAGCCACCTTCAGCCTGGGTGCCGGCCGGGGGGCTGGTGGGGCTGGCATTGCTGGGAGCCCTGCTCACGCTTCGATGGCCACGTCCATTCACAGTTCTGGGCACAGCCCTGCTGGGTGCTGCAGTGCTGGTGGCCTGTGCTGACTACTTCCTGGAGGGGCTGGCACTGGGCCGTCGGCTAGGCCAACGCTTGCAGGCACTTCCAGCCTTGCCTCCTCTCTGCTGGTATAGCTGGGTCTTGCTGGGGACCTGGCCAGCCCTCGGGACCCTTGGGGCCCTGGCCCAGTGGAAGCTCATGGATGCGGAACATGGAGCCCACGCCAATG TGGTCTTGAGCCACCAGCGAAGGCATCTCCAACTCCTTCGGATCCGTCAACAAGAGGCCAAGTGGCACCGAACCTCCCCTGGGGTGGGGCTCTGTGAGGGCAGCTACCGGCGCCAGCTCCCCCACAATGCCCGGAGCCCTGCTGACAGTCTGGCTCCA AGTTATCTCCAGAGCCTTCGAGAGCGCCAACTAGGACCAGGCACCCAGGCAACAGCCCCCTACACTGTCCTGGACCTGGATTCTGACTGTGGTTCCACTGTACCCCTCACCACACCTTCTGGTTCCACCCAGACCTGA
- the MMP19 gene encoding matrix metalloproteinase-19 isoform X1 codes for MSWQLLWLGFLLPMTVSGRALGTTGKEAAVDYLLKYGYLQKPLEGPDDFSPEDIMEALRAFQEASELPVSGQLDDATRVRMRQPRCGLEDPFNQRTLKYLLLGRWRKKHLKFRILNLPSTLPAHTAREALLQAFQYWSDVTPLTFQEVHAGWADIRLSFHGRQSLYCSKDFDGPGRVLAHADIPELGSVHFDEDELWTERTYRGVNLRIIAAHELGHALGLGHSRYTQALMAPVYAGYRPHFKLHPDDVAGIQALYGKKSPGIGDEEEEMETSTVPQVPTEPSPMPDPCSGEVDAMMLGPRGKTYAFKGNYVWTVTDSGLGPLFQVSALWEGLPGNLDAAVYSPRTQWIHFFKGNKVWRYINFRMSPGFPKILSGVEPNLDAALYWPRNKKVFLFKGSGYWQWDELARNDLSRYPKPIKGLFTGVPDQPSAAMSWRDGRVYFFKDKQYWGLNWQLRVEKGYPRDIAHNWMHCRPHTPDTTPSGGDTSPSARGTDH; via the exons ATGAGCTGGCAGCTGCTGTGGCTGGGCTTCCTACTCCCCATGACAGTGTCAGGCCGGGCCCTGGGGACCacagggaaggaggcagcagTG GATTACCTGTTGAAATACGGGTACCTACAGAAGCCTCTAGAAGGACCTGATGACTTCAGCCCAGAAGATATCATGGAGGCTCTGAG AGCTTTTCAGGAAGCATCTGAGCTGCCAGTCTCAGGTCAGCTGGATGATGCCACAAGGGTGCGCATGAGGCAGCCACGTTGTGGCCTAGAGGACCCCTTCAACCAGAGGACCCTTAAATACCTGCTGCTGG GTCGCTGGAGAAAGAAGCACCTGAAATTCCGCATCTTGAacctgccctccaccctcccagcccACACAGCCCGGGAAGCCCTGCTTCAAGCCTTCCAATACTGGAGCGATGTGACCCCCCTGACCTTCCAGGAGGTGCATGCTGGCTGGGCTGACATCCGCCTCTCCTTCCATGGTCGCCAAAGCCTGTACTGCTCCAAAGACTTTGATGGGCCTG GGAGGGTCCTGGCCCATGCCGACATCCCAGAGCTGGGCAGCGTCCACTTTGACGAAGACGAGCTCTGGACCGAGAGGACCTACCGGGGGGTGAACCTGCGCATCATTGCAGCACATGAACTGGGCCACGCCCTGGGGCTTGGGCACTCCCGATATACCCAGGCCCTCATGGCCCCTGTCTACGCTGGCTACCGGCCCCACTTCAAGCTGCACCCAGATGATGTGGCAGGGATCCAGGCTCTCTATG GCAAGAAGAGCCCAGGGATaggggatgaggaagaagagatggagacCTCCACTGTACCCCAAGTGCCCACAGAACCCAGTCCCATGCCAGACCCCTGCAGTGGAGAAGTGGATGCCATGATGCTGG GGCCCCGTGGCAAGACCTATGCCTTCAAGGGGAATTATGTGTGGACTGTGACGGATTCAGGGCTGGGTCCCTTGTTCCAAGTGTCTGCCCTTTGGGAGGGGCTCCCAGGAAACCTGGATGCTGCTGTCTACTCTCCTCGAACACAATGGATTCACTTCTTTAAGG GAAACAAGGTATGGCGCTACATTAATTTCAGGATGTCTCCTGGCTTCCCCAAGATTCTGAGTGGAGTAGAACCCAACCTGGATGCAGCTCTTTACTGGCCTCGCAACAAAAAGGTGTTCCTCTTTAAG GGTTCCGGGTACTGGCAGTGGGACGAGCTGGCCCGAAATGACTTGAGCCGCTACCCCAAACCAATCAAGGGGTTATTTACGGGAGTGCCAGACCAGCCCTCAGCTGCTATGAGTTGGCGAGATGGCCGTGTCTACTTCTTCAAGGACAAACAGTACTGGGGCCTCAACTGGCAGCTTCGAGTAGAGAAAGGCTATCCTAGAGATATTGCCCACAACTGGATGCACTGTCGTCCCCACACCCCAGACACGACTCCATCAGGTGGGGATACCAGTCCCTCAGCCAGAGGCACTGACCATTGA